In the Malaya genurostris strain Urasoe2022 chromosome 1, Malgen_1.1, whole genome shotgun sequence genome, one interval contains:
- the LOC131429950 gene encoding uridine diphosphate glucose pyrophosphatase NUDT14-like, translating to MDDISDIHYGPLPPDSPYVKPFRFHYTQNGKAKSWDLLKVHDSVSIVIFNVSRQRLVFVKQFRPAVYHGLVSAEAGTDGTKIDLKKYPPSLAVTLELCAGIVDKPISWVEIAREEVLEECGYDVPVERLEEIISYRSGVGTSGALQKMFYVEVTDGDKVPSAGGGVDDEIIEVVEYSLEEARNLLQKGKMLSSPPAFLFGVLWFLTHRAPGCTS from the exons ATGGACGACATCAGTGATATCCACTACGGTCCGTTGCCACCGGATTCACCGTACGTGAAACCATTCCGGTTTCACTACACCCAAAACGGGAAGGCCAAATCGTGGGATTTGCTAAAAGTGCACGATTCCGTTTCGATTGTCATCTTCAACGTCAGCCGACAGCGGTTGGTTTTCGTCAAACAGTTCCGACCCG CTGTCTATCACGGGCTGGTGAGTGCGGAAGCGGGAACCGATGGAACCAAAATTGACCTGAAAAAGTATCCTCCTTCGCTGGCTGTGACGTTGGAACTTTGCGCTGGCATAGTGGACAAACCCATTTCTTGGGTCGAGATCGCTCGGGAGGAAGTTCTGGAAGAGTGCGGATACGACGTTCCAGTCGAACGGTTGGAAGAGATTATTAGCTATCGATCCGGAGTCGGAACTTCGGGAGCTTTACAAAAGATGTTCTACGTGGAGGTCACCGATGGGGACAAAGTACCGTCGGCTGGGGGTGGCGTCGACGATGAGATTATCGAGGTTGTCGAGTACAGCCTGGAAGAGGCACGGAATCTGCTACAGAAGGGCAAAATGCTGAGCAGTCCGCCGGCATTCCTGTTCGGAGTGCTGTGGTTTTTAACGCATAGAGCCCCAGGTTGCACCTCCTAA